A portion of the Candidatus Ruthia endofausta genome contains these proteins:
- a CDS encoding shikimate kinase — MSSNSPNVVLVGPMGSGKTSVGRRLACVLKRDFFDSDFEIVARTGVAIDHIFDVEGEQGFRKRETQMLADLYEIKNIVIATGGGVVIKVENREMLKHNSFVVYLSSTVEQLLKRTINSRSRPLLEQSSNREKTIRDLVSKRESLYQEVADVVIDTTGKKLYAIINEIKKAIPI; from the coding sequence ATGAGTAGTAACTCACCAAATGTTGTTTTAGTTGGACCAATGGGCTCTGGCAAGACATCGGTTGGTCGCCGTTTGGCCTGTGTTCTTAAGCGTGATTTCTTTGATTCAGATTTCGAAATAGTAGCGCGTACAGGTGTGGCTATTGATCATATTTTTGATGTAGAGGGCGAACAAGGCTTTCGCAAGCGCGAAACACAAATGTTGGCTGATTTGTACGAGATTAAAAATATTGTCATCGCCACTGGTGGTGGTGTTGTTATTAAGGTTGAAAATCGAGAAATGCTTAAGCACAATAGTTTTGTGGTGTATCTATCGTCAACGGTTGAACAGTTACTTAAACGCACCATAAATTCTAGATCTAGGCCACTACTTGAACAATCAAGCAATCGAGAGAAAACCATTCGTGACTTGGTATCAAAGCGCGAATCTTTATATCAAGAAGTGGCAGATGTGGTGATTGACACCACAGGTAAGAAGTTATACGCTATTATTAATGAGATTAAAAAAGCCATTCCAATATGA
- a CDS encoding zinc-finger domain-containing protein gives MIFKKKHVSFSVVEEKDLPFHCPPPEAQKWNMHPKVFLKFDKNGKASCPYCSASYELA, from the coding sequence ATGATTTTCAAAAAAAAGCATGTTAGTTTTAGCGTTGTGGAAGAAAAAGATTTGCCATTTCATTGCCCACCGCCAGAGGCGCAAAAGTGGAATATGCACCCCAAGGTATTTTTAAAATTCGACAAAAATGGTAAAGCATCTTGTCCGTACTGTAGTGCCAGCTACGAATTGGCATAA
- a CDS encoding branched-chain amino acid transaminase has product MHTFDDRDGLIWFDGKWVDWREAKVHVLTHTLHYGMGVFEGVRAYETKKGPTIFRLEEHTNRLFNSAKIMNMDIGFSKDELNQAQEDAVAKNNLDSAYIRPMCFYGSEGMGLRADGLKVHTIIAAWEWGSYLGEDNMKNGIRIRTSSYARHHVNIAMTKAKANGNYINSMLALQEALTDDYDEALMLDVDGFVAEGSGENIFIVRDGIIYTPDLTSALAGITRDTVFKLATDLGYKVIEKRITRDEVYIADEAFFTGTAAEITPIRELDNRTIGLGTRGPVTEQLQTLYFDCVYGRNKQYQHWIANEFIRR; this is encoded by the coding sequence ATGCATACATTTGACGATAGAGATGGTTTAATTTGGTTTGATGGTAAGTGGGTAGATTGGCGTGAAGCTAAAGTTCATGTATTGACTCATACTTTGCATTATGGTATGGGTGTGTTTGAAGGGGTTCGTGCATACGAAACCAAAAAAGGACCCACAATTTTTCGTCTTGAAGAGCACACTAACAGACTGTTTAATTCTGCCAAGATTATGAACATGGATATTGGCTTTTCCAAAGACGAGCTTAATCAAGCTCAAGAAGATGCAGTTGCTAAAAATAATCTTGATAGCGCCTACATTCGCCCCATGTGCTTTTACGGCTCAGAAGGCATGGGATTACGTGCTGATGGACTTAAGGTGCATACTATTATTGCTGCTTGGGAGTGGGGGTCGTATTTAGGCGAGGACAATATGAAAAACGGTATTCGCATTCGCACTTCAAGTTATGCACGCCACCATGTTAATATTGCCATGACTAAAGCTAAGGCCAATGGCAACTATATTAATTCAATGTTAGCCTTACAAGAAGCGTTAACTGATGATTATGATGAGGCATTAATGTTAGATGTTGATGGTTTTGTGGCTGAAGGCAGTGGTGAAAATATTTTTATTGTGCGAGATGGTATTATTTACACACCTGATTTGACCTCAGCACTAGCAGGTATTACTCGTGATACCGTATTTAAATTGGCAACTGATTTGGGTTATAAAGTGATTGAAAAACGCATCACTCGTGATGAAGTGTACATTGCAGATGAAGCATTTTTTACAGGTACAGCAGCGGAGATAACCCCCATTCGCGAACTTGATAATCGTACAATCGGTTTAGGTACTCGTGGTCCAGTGACTGAGCAGTTACAAACCTTATATTTTGATTGTGTTTATGGCAGGAATAAGCAATACCAACACTGGATTGCCAATGAATTTATCCGTAGATGA
- a CDS encoding aspartate kinase: MALIVQKYGGTSVASAERIRAVAQKIKAFKETGDQLVVSVSAMSGETNRMTALAQTIQDTPSLREMDVLLTTGEQVTIALLTMALQQLGCDAISYTGAQVRIMTDSEHGKARIKSIDDHRIRQSLTQGKVVVVAGFQGVDEDGHITTLGRGGSDTTAVALAAALKADECQIYTDVDGVFTTDPRIEPNARKMNVVSYEEMLEMASLGSKVLQIRSVEFASKYKVPLRVLSSLIDNPVGTLITNEENIVEQALISGIAHNKDEAKLSLIGVPDEPGIAFKILGLISIANIEVDMIVQSVSAREGLTNFAFTVHRNDFKTASKILDRLCQELGAMIVQSDDKVVKVSLVGIGMRSHAGIATQMFEVLHNEGINIQMISTSEIKISVVIDEKYLELAVRSLHAVFELDKE, translated from the coding sequence ATGGCATTAATTGTACAAAAATATGGCGGTACTTCAGTCGCTTCGGCTGAGCGTATTCGGGCGGTTGCACAAAAAATTAAAGCATTTAAAGAGACTGGTGATCAGCTGGTGGTGAGTGTATCTGCTATGAGTGGTGAAACTAATCGAATGACTGCACTTGCACAAACTATTCAAGATACGCCTTCTTTAAGAGAGATGGATGTTTTACTAACGACTGGTGAGCAAGTGACGATTGCTTTGCTTACTATGGCGTTGCAACAATTAGGTTGTGATGCGATTTCTTATACGGGTGCGCAAGTGCGCATTATGACTGATTCTGAGCACGGTAAAGCGCGCATCAAGTCGATTGATGATCATCGTATTCGTCAAAGTTTGACACAAGGTAAAGTTGTGGTTGTGGCAGGGTTTCAAGGTGTGGATGAAGATGGGCACATTACCACATTAGGTCGTGGTGGTTCTGATACTACTGCTGTGGCACTTGCGGCTGCACTTAAGGCTGACGAATGCCAGATTTATACTGATGTAGATGGGGTGTTCACAACCGACCCTCGCATTGAGCCAAATGCTAGAAAAATGAATGTTGTGAGTTATGAAGAGATGTTAGAAATGGCATCACTTGGCTCAAAAGTCTTGCAAATTCGTTCTGTGGAGTTTGCATCAAAATATAAAGTGCCGTTAAGAGTGCTATCATCTTTGATTGATAATCCAGTAGGTACATTAATTACCAATGAGGAGAATATTGTGGAACAAGCCCTTATTTCAGGCATCGCTCATAATAAAGATGAGGCAAAGCTAAGTTTAATCGGTGTGCCAGATGAGCCTGGTATTGCATTTAAAATTCTAGGCCTAATTAGCATAGCCAATATCGAAGTTGATATGATTGTGCAAAGTGTATCTGCACGTGAGGGTCTGACTAACTTTGCTTTTACTGTGCATAGGAATGATTTTAAAACTGCTAGTAAAATCCTAGATCGTTTGTGTCAAGAATTAGGCGCAATGATTGTCCAAAGTGACGACAAAGTGGTTAAAGTATCATTGGTGGGTATTGGTATGCGTTCTCATGCGGGTATTGCCACACAGATGTTTGAGGTGTTGCATAATGAGGGTATTAATATTCAGATGATTTCCACTAGCGAAATTAAAATTTCAGTGGTGATTGATGAGAAGTATTTAGAATTAGCAGTGCGTTCATTACATGCTGTGTTTGAATTGGATAAGGAATAA
- a CDS encoding M48 family metallopeptidase, with protein sequence MAFNLFTLIFLIAAFSYVITLLWLNLRQSKVIIQSFDKIPSEFSKKITLKEHQKAAKYTQAKLKLNHFEIIFSTGILLLWTLGGGLDYLDNAWQAQTDNALYIGVGFVVSLMVLGSLIDLPFGVYRTFVLEQKFGFNQTDVKTFIMDLLKGTLLMLIIGLPLIYAILYLMGAMGGYWWIYVWLVLTGFSLLMFWLYPTYIAPIFNQFKPLDNAELKTKINNLLKRTGFKSDGVFVMNGSKRSSHGNAYFTGIGKNKRIVFFDTLLKSMSDDEVQAILAHELGHFHHKHIRKHMFNSFAISLFSLTLLGYLINQDWFFHGLGISHPSNHTALILFTLTIPVFSFFIAPINNYLSRRHEFEADLFAAKHTNADDLISSLVKLYKDNAATLTPDYLYSAFHDSHPSASIRINQLKTYKSNKRYT encoded by the coding sequence ATGGCATTTAATCTATTTACCTTAATTTTTCTAATAGCCGCTTTTAGCTATGTTATCACCTTGTTGTGGCTAAACCTCAGACAAAGCAAGGTGATTATTCAATCGTTTGATAAAATACCTAGCGAATTTAGCAAAAAAATTACGCTAAAAGAACACCAAAAAGCAGCTAAATACACACAAGCTAAGCTCAAATTAAATCATTTTGAAATTATATTTTCAACTGGCATATTGCTACTATGGACACTTGGTGGCGGATTGGACTACTTAGACAACGCTTGGCAAGCGCAAACTGACAACGCTTTGTACATAGGTGTGGGTTTTGTAGTGAGCTTGATGGTGTTAGGTAGTTTGATTGATTTACCATTTGGTGTGTATCGGACTTTTGTATTAGAACAAAAATTTGGGTTTAATCAAACCGATGTGAAAACCTTTATCATGGATTTACTCAAAGGCACGTTACTTATGCTGATTATTGGTTTGCCACTGATTTATGCCATTCTTTATTTAATGGGTGCCATGGGTGGATATTGGTGGATTTATGTTTGGCTGGTTCTCACTGGATTTTCATTATTGATGTTTTGGCTTTATCCCACTTATATTGCACCCATTTTTAATCAATTTAAGCCGCTAGATAATGCTGAGTTAAAAACTAAAATTAACAATCTGCTTAAACGCACAGGGTTTAAAAGTGACGGCGTATTTGTGATGAACGGGTCTAAAAGGTCATCGCATGGCAATGCCTACTTTACAGGCATTGGTAAAAACAAACGCATTGTGTTTTTTGATACATTACTCAAAAGCATGAGTGATGATGAAGTTCAAGCAATTCTTGCTCATGAACTGGGGCATTTTCATCACAAACATATTCGCAAACACATGTTCAATTCGTTTGCAATTTCTTTATTTAGTTTGACGTTGCTTGGCTATTTGATTAATCAGGACTGGTTTTTTCATGGACTTGGTATTAGCCATCCTTCAAATCATACAGCTCTTATTTTGTTTACACTAACCATACCAGTGTTTAGTTTTTTTATTGCACCTATTAATAATTACCTATCACGAAGGCATGAGTTTGAAGCCGATCTCTTCGCCGCTAAACATACCAATGCAGATGATTTAATATCTTCGCTGGTGAAGTTATATAAAGACAATGCCGCAACCCTCACACCAGATTATTTATACTCTGCTTTCCATGATTCTCATCCAAGTGCTTCAATTCGCATTAATCAGCTTAAGACTTATAAAAGCAATAAACGATATACTTAA
- the rsgA gene encoding ribosome small subunit-dependent GTPase A codes for MLLTHRKKWRLEKIQAERITRANKASDNFEESPLNSDKAQIGLVITRYGQRLLVKAKSGELYQCTARRNIDLPVAGDQVIFQITQSNQDIVTALLERHNQLHRAHKLIAANIDQLWLVVAIEPHYQFELIDRYLVVAENAKLPINIVVNKIELAGDIGHIKSDFSMYENIGYSVNYLSIKEQININQLKTQLNNKAHVFLGQSGVGKSSLINELIPNLNLRINEISKKSKLGKHTTTNTTLYHIPSGGNLIDSPGIREFQLDELTNQEILSGFKEFKSLINACKFRNCTHINEPKCAIKSAVKSGEIHKKRYQSYLTLVSA; via the coding sequence TTGCTTTTAACGCACCGCAAAAAATGGCGACTTGAAAAGATTCAAGCTGAGCGTATTACTAGAGCAAATAAAGCCTCAGACAATTTTGAAGAATCACCCCTTAACTCTGACAAAGCACAAATAGGCTTGGTGATTACTCGCTATGGACAGCGTTTATTAGTTAAAGCAAAATCAGGCGAGTTATATCAATGCACTGCTAGACGTAATATTGACTTACCTGTTGCTGGCGATCAAGTCATCTTTCAAATAACGCAATCCAATCAAGATATTGTCACTGCCCTACTTGAGCGTCATAATCAACTACATCGCGCGCACAAACTCATTGCTGCTAATATCGACCAACTGTGGTTGGTGGTTGCCATTGAGCCACATTACCAGTTTGAATTAATCGATCGTTATTTAGTGGTGGCTGAAAATGCCAAACTACCTATTAATATTGTGGTTAATAAAATTGAATTAGCAGGTGATATTGGACACATTAAATCTGATTTTTCTATGTATGAAAATATTGGTTATTCAGTGAACTATTTAAGCATTAAAGAGCAAATCAATATTAATCAATTAAAAACTCAACTTAATAACAAGGCTCATGTCTTTCTAGGTCAATCTGGCGTGGGAAAATCCTCGCTCATTAATGAACTAATACCTAATTTAAATTTGCGCATTAATGAAATATCCAAAAAAAGTAAGCTTGGTAAACACACGACAACCAATACCACACTGTACCACATTCCTTCAGGTGGTAATTTAATTGATTCCCCGGGTATTCGTGAATTTCAGTTAGATGAGCTCACTAATCAAGAAATTTTGAGTGGATTTAAAGAGTTTAAATCACTCATTAACGCTTGTAAATTTCGAAACTGTACTCATATTAACGAACCAAAATGCGCAATTAAATCGGCAGTCAAATCAGGAGAAATTCACAAAAAACGCTACCAGTCTTACTTAACCCTAGTTTCAGCATAA
- a CDS encoding DUF423 domain-containing protein, with amino-acid sequence MNFFWIFIALSGVLAVIMGAMSAHVLKDIMQAEDITRIHTAATYQMYHTLMIAILATCSQRISFRSIDQSIWLFIVGIVLFSGSLYLYTLTKLHGFVFVTPVGGVLLMLGWLSVTRLAFVFVKPK; translated from the coding sequence ATGAATTTTTTTTGGATATTTATAGCGTTAAGCGGTGTTTTAGCAGTAATAATGGGCGCAATGTCAGCACATGTTTTAAAGGATATTATGCAAGCAGAAGATATTACACGCATACATACAGCGGCTACTTACCAAATGTACCACACTTTAATGATTGCAATATTAGCTACGTGTTCGCAGCGTATTTCGTTTAGGTCTATCGACCAAAGTATTTGGCTTTTTATAGTAGGTATTGTGCTATTTTCAGGTAGTTTGTATTTATACACTTTGACCAAACTACATGGCTTTGTTTTTGTTACACCAGTAGGTGGTGTGCTATTGATGCTTGGCTGGTTAAGCGTGACAAGACTTGCTTTTGTTTTTGTCAAACCAAAATAA
- a CDS encoding HU family DNA-binding protein, translating to MKKTDLILNLSDSSDLSKIDAKIVVEVILQEIMQGIISGQGVEIRGFGGFYKKHRKARQGINPKTSERTQVSEKFVPFFKPGKLLKEIVNKA from the coding sequence ATGAAAAAGACCGACCTTATTTTAAATTTATCAGACAGTTCTGATTTATCTAAAATTGATGCCAAAATAGTGGTTGAAGTGATTTTGCAAGAAATAATGCAAGGCATTATTTCTGGTCAAGGTGTTGAAATAAGAGGTTTTGGTGGTTTTTACAAGAAACACCGCAAGGCTCGTCAGGGTATTAACCCTAAAACTAGCGAAAGAACACAAGTAAGTGAGAAGTTTGTACCATTTTTTAAGCCAGGTAAATTACTTAAAGAAATCGTTAATAAAGCCTAG
- the rpsA gene encoding 30S ribosomal protein S1, whose translation MSESFAELFENSIEQQNVKVGALLMGTIVSINREKAIINVGLKSEGFISLDEFKNPQGELEVEEGDIVEVALKSIDDGLGNTLLSHTDAKRIKLWQSLELAMNSKEVVTGVVTGAVKGGLTVDIGIVKAFLPGSLVDIRPVKDFSYLTGQEIGAIVIKMDEVRNNIVISRKAVLQEANSADREALLEGLEEGKKIEGIVKNLADYGAFVDLGGVDGLLHITDISWQRVNHPSEKLTIGDKIIVKVLNYDKEKMRVSLGLKQLTASPWDNISDRLPIGKKVSGTVSNLTDYGAFVRIEEGVEGLVHVSEMDWTNANVRPSKIVKLGQEVEVVVLDIQESKHRISLSMKQAQENPWEAFEATHNKGDKVPVSVKSITDFGLFVGLPGGIDGLIHLADISWEKQSSDQLVSSYSKGQELEVIILNIDAEKERISLGIKQLLEDDFMQYASANRKGSIVKGVIMEVDPHGAAISLGENITGYLKAGEISEDRVVDATLVLKTGEEVEVAIVNVDRRTRNILVSINAKNSVKEKAAMKDYNKQSSDAATSSTLGDLLKEAKDNK comes from the coding sequence ATGTCAGAATCATTTGCTGAGCTATTTGAAAATAGCATAGAACAACAAAACGTAAAAGTTGGCGCTCTTTTAATGGGAACCATTGTTAGTATTAATCGTGAAAAAGCGATTATTAATGTTGGACTTAAATCAGAGGGTTTTATCTCTCTAGACGAATTTAAAAATCCACAAGGAGAATTAGAAGTTGAAGAGGGCGACATTGTTGAAGTTGCACTTAAATCAATTGATGATGGTTTGGGCAATACCTTGTTGTCACATACAGACGCTAAGCGTATTAAGCTATGGCAATCACTTGAATTGGCAATGAACTCTAAGGAAGTCGTGACAGGCGTTGTAACTGGCGCTGTTAAGGGTGGTTTGACAGTTGACATTGGTATAGTTAAAGCATTCTTACCTGGTTCATTAGTGGATATACGTCCTGTGAAAGATTTCTCATACTTAACAGGTCAAGAAATTGGAGCTATTGTTATTAAGATGGATGAAGTTAGAAACAATATTGTGATTTCTAGAAAAGCTGTATTACAAGAAGCTAACTCTGCTGATAGAGAGGCGCTACTTGAAGGTCTTGAAGAGGGTAAGAAAATTGAAGGTATTGTTAAAAATCTTGCAGATTATGGTGCGTTTGTTGATCTTGGTGGTGTTGATGGCTTGTTGCACATTACAGATATTTCTTGGCAACGTGTTAATCATCCATCTGAAAAATTAACAATTGGCGATAAAATTATTGTTAAAGTGCTTAATTACGATAAAGAAAAAATGCGTGTATCATTAGGACTTAAACAGTTAACTGCCAGCCCTTGGGACAACATTTCAGACCGCTTGCCTATCGGCAAGAAAGTATCAGGTACAGTTTCTAACTTAACAGACTATGGTGCGTTTGTGCGTATTGAAGAGGGTGTTGAAGGCTTGGTTCACGTGAGTGAAATGGATTGGACAAATGCCAATGTTCGTCCTTCTAAGATTGTTAAATTAGGTCAAGAAGTTGAAGTGGTTGTATTAGATATTCAAGAGTCCAAGCACCGTATTTCATTATCCATGAAGCAAGCTCAAGAAAACCCTTGGGAAGCGTTTGAGGCAACACATAACAAGGGTGATAAAGTCCCTGTTAGTGTTAAATCAATCACTGACTTTGGCTTGTTTGTCGGTCTTCCAGGTGGTATTGATGGTTTGATTCACTTAGCTGATATTTCATGGGAAAAACAATCCTCAGACCAGTTGGTATCTAGTTATTCTAAAGGACAAGAATTGGAAGTGATTATTTTGAATATTGATGCTGAAAAAGAGCGTATTTCTTTAGGTATTAAGCAGCTTTTAGAAGATGACTTTATGCAGTATGCATCTGCCAATAGAAAGGGTTCAATTGTTAAAGGCGTGATTATGGAAGTTGATCCACATGGTGCAGCCATTAGTTTAGGTGAAAATATTACAGGCTATTTGAAAGCAGGGGAAATTTCAGAAGATCGTGTTGTTGATGCAACCTTGGTATTAAAAACTGGAGAAGAAGTAGAAGTTGCAATTGTGAATGTTGACAGAAGAACTCGTAATATCTTAGTCAGTATTAATGCTAAAAACTCAGTGAAAGAAAAAGCAGCAATGAAAGATTACAATAAACAATCTTCTGATGCAGCAACTAGCTCTACATTGGGCGATTTGCTAAAAGAAGCAAAAGACAATAAATAA
- the cmk gene encoding (d)CMP kinase encodes MSQNTMSVLTIDGPSGVGKGTVARIVAKKQNWHLLDSGAIYRAFALAVDAREVDITDEKALGKIAQTLDLEFKTQLGNELVSVYLDGKDVSTILRTEKTGEVASKIASIGVVRAALLKRQKDFAKPPGLVADGRDMGTIVFPDAPFKVYLIASADERANRRLKQLQAQGSKGIILQILAKVKARDECDSSRKHSPLKPAKDALIIDTTELSIDEVVTQVVALIEA; translated from the coding sequence ATGAGTCAGAATACAATGTCAGTTTTAACCATTGATGGTCCAAGTGGGGTTGGAAAAGGCACTGTGGCAAGAATTGTGGCGAAAAAACAAAACTGGCATTTGTTAGATTCTGGTGCGATTTATCGTGCTTTTGCTTTGGCGGTTGATGCTAGAGAGGTTGATATTACTGATGAAAAAGCCTTAGGAAAGATTGCACAAACCCTTGATTTAGAATTTAAAACCCAATTAGGCAATGAACTTGTGAGTGTTTATCTTGATGGTAAAGATGTGTCTACGATTTTACGCACAGAGAAAACAGGCGAGGTGGCTTCAAAAATTGCTTCTATTGGCGTGGTTCGTGCCGCTCTTTTAAAGCGTCAGAAAGACTTTGCAAAACCACCAGGATTGGTGGCAGATGGTAGGGATATGGGCACAATTGTTTTTCCTGATGCACCATTTAAAGTATATTTAATTGCAAGTGCTGATGAGCGAGCTAATAGGCGCTTAAAACAATTGCAAGCGCAAGGCAGTAAGGGTATAATTTTGCAAATCCTGGCAAAAGTGAAAGCAAGAGATGAGTGTGATAGTTCACGTAAACACTCTCCACTTAAACCTGCTAAAGATGCACTTATCATTGATACCACTGAGTTATCTATTGATGAGGTTGTCACTCAGGTGGTAGCATTAATTGAGGCTTAA
- a CDS encoding MazG nucleotide pyrophosphohydrolase domain-containing protein, with product MNQDSYQSMLAIVQSFHDKHDFRNHGGEDLAYRVALMAEELGEISACVTKGKSNEDLAEESADLLILLIGTAISANFDLNQAFWKKMEKLNKRQSRMVNGKIRVSEFRGMDK from the coding sequence ATGAATCAAGATTCTTATCAGTCTATGCTGGCAATTGTGCAATCATTTCACGATAAGCATGATTTTAGAAATCATGGCGGCGAAGATTTGGCTTATCGTGTGGCATTAATGGCAGAAGAGTTGGGTGAGATATCTGCTTGTGTGACCAAGGGAAAGTCTAATGAAGATTTGGCGGAAGAATCAGCAGATTTATTGATTTTATTGATAGGTACGGCGATTAGTGCTAATTTTGACCTTAATCAAGCCTTTTGGAAAAAAATGGAAAAACTTAACAAACGTCAATCAAGAATGGTTAATGGAAAAATTAGGGTGTCTGAATTTCGAGGTATGGATAAATGA
- the lysS gene encoding lysine--tRNA ligase, with protein sequence MSDQDNNKLMIERKSKLALLRETGNPFVNNFKPENLAQDIIQKFDGFSKEALAQKNVQVSIAGRMMLKRVMGKASFAHVQDSSGQIQLFITRDELPESFYNEQFKKWDIGDIIGTTGVLFKTNVGELSIRVSDIKLLTKSLRPLPEKFHGLSNQETRYRQRYIDLIMNENSRNTFKRRSRIVGYIRNFFNNHDFIEVETPMLQTISGGATAKPFETHHNALDMPIYLRIAPELYLKRLIVGGMDRVFEINRNFRNEGLSTRHNPEFTMIEFYQAYATYHDLMDLTEKLFRDIALDVCGSANIHYQGDDFDFSKSFERISMFDSILQYNLDLVVTDLNQDNAKKIAEKLGIQVKENWGLGRIQIEIFEATVEEKLIQPTFVMQYPTEVSPLARRNDDNPFITDRFELFIGGREIANGFSELNDAQDQAERFKKQVVERDAGDDEAMHYDADYIRALEYGMPPTAGEGIGIDRLVMLFTDSPSIRDVLLFPHMRPGVK encoded by the coding sequence GTGAGCGACCAAGATAACAACAAATTAATGATTGAAAGAAAATCAAAATTGGCTTTATTAAGAGAAACTGGCAATCCATTTGTTAATAATTTTAAGCCTGAAAATTTAGCACAAGATATTATTCAAAAATTTGATGGTTTTTCTAAAGAAGCACTGGCGCAAAAAAATGTGCAAGTATCTATAGCAGGGCGGATGATGCTCAAGCGTGTGATGGGCAAAGCTAGTTTTGCGCATGTGCAAGATTCTAGTGGACAAATTCAGCTTTTTATCACTCGTGATGAGTTGCCCGAAAGTTTTTATAATGAGCAATTTAAAAAATGGGATATTGGTGATATTATTGGTACTACGGGTGTTTTGTTTAAAACCAATGTGGGTGAATTATCAATTCGTGTTAGTGATATTAAGTTGCTGACTAAGTCATTACGTCCACTGCCTGAAAAATTTCATGGATTAAGCAATCAAGAAACTCGTTACCGTCAGCGTTATATTGATTTAATTATGAATGAAAATTCACGCAATACGTTTAAGCGTCGCAGTCGAATTGTAGGCTATATTCGCAATTTTTTTAATAATCATGATTTTATCGAGGTAGAAACACCCATGTTGCAAACCATTTCAGGCGGCGCAACAGCCAAACCATTCGAGACTCATCATAATGCATTAGACATGCCTATATATTTGCGTATTGCGCCTGAGCTTTATTTGAAGCGCTTAATTGTTGGCGGTATGGACAGGGTGTTTGAAATTAATCGTAACTTTAGAAACGAAGGGCTTTCCACAAGGCACAATCCAGAATTCACTATGATTGAATTTTACCAAGCCTACGCTACGTATCATGATTTAATGGATTTGACAGAAAAATTATTCCGCGATATTGCACTTGATGTCTGCGGCAGTGCTAATATTCACTACCAAGGTGATGATTTTGATTTTTCAAAATCATTTGAGCGTATTAGTATGTTTGATTCAATTTTGCAATATAATCTAGACCTAGTAGTAACTGATTTAAACCAGGATAACGCTAAAAAAATAGCAGAAAAATTAGGCATTCAAGTCAAAGAAAATTGGGGTTTAGGTAGAATTCAAATTGAAATCTTCGAAGCCACTGTTGAAGAAAAACTCATTCAGCCCACTTTTGTCATGCAGTATCCAACTGAAGTATCACCACTAGCACGGCGTAATGACGACAACCCGTTTATTACCGATCGATTCGAACTGTTCATTGGTGGTCGTGAAATTGCCAATGGATTTTCTGAACTTAATGATGCACAAGACCAAGCTGAACGTTTTAAAAAACAAGTTGTAGAAAGAGACGCAGGTGACGATGAGGCCATGCACTATGATGCTGATTATATTCGCGCCCTAGAATATGGCATGCCACCCACAGCAGGCGAGGGCATCGGCATTGATAGATTGGTGATGCTATTTACTGATTCACCATCAATTCGTGATGTGCTTTTATTTCCACATATGCGCCCCGGAGTAAAGTGA
- a CDS encoding tetratricopeptide repeat protein — protein sequence MILYSGAYNNLGNCYDQLNQTTRAISAYTQAIAINNQYVAAIYNYGNVYMKTNEPQLALKDLTLVLELDANFY from the coding sequence ATAATACTGTACAGTGGTGCTTATAATAATTTAGGCAATTGTTATGATCAACTCAACCAAACAACTAGGGCAATTAGTGCTTATACACAAGCCATCGCCATTAACAATCAATACGTTGCTGCCATTTACAATTATGGTAATGTTTATATGAAAACCAATGAGCCTCAATTGGCTTTAAAAGATTTAACTTTGGTGCTTGAATTAGACGCAAATTTTTATTAA